The Leucobacter viscericola genome includes a window with the following:
- the rmuC gene encoding DNA recombination protein RmuC: MDALLLTLLILNLLGILAALAVLLFRRGPANNGAAGVGGGELRQDLATQRGELAATMATMQQQLSTSLTGLSDRFHTTSQASLQSQVDLKAAIEARFEELRIANEAKLEQVRTTVDEKLQGTLKTALAENAQRVQTLTDTHVAKQTELQETLRTELEKLRQGNEAKLEKMRETVDEKLQGTLERRLGESFKLVSDRLEQVQKGLGEMQTLASDVGGLKRVLTNVKSRGSWGEVQLERQLEDILTPEQYEQNAVIRPGSAERVEFAVKLPGRGETERVLLPIDSKFPQEDYERLLEAQESGEKEAVEAAVKVLERVILTQAKLIAEKYIAPPHSTDFAIMYLPTEGLFAEVVRRPGLASKLQNELRVIVTGPTTLGSLLNSLQMGFRTLAIEKRSSEVWQVLSAAKQEFQKYGQVWEKLEKQLATAQNTVHQAGVRTRAVAKQLRSVETLGTEALAIGQSPIEDIFTEFDEVDEEGPVKESPAEQD, translated from the coding sequence ATGGACGCGCTCTTGCTCACGCTACTCATCCTGAATCTGCTCGGCATTTTGGCGGCGCTTGCCGTCCTGCTCTTCCGCCGAGGGCCAGCGAACAACGGCGCCGCGGGTGTTGGCGGTGGTGAACTACGCCAAGACCTCGCAACGCAGCGCGGTGAGCTGGCCGCAACGATGGCCACCATGCAGCAGCAGCTCAGCACTTCGCTCACGGGCCTGAGCGATCGGTTTCACACGACCTCGCAGGCGTCTCTACAGTCGCAGGTCGATTTGAAGGCGGCGATCGAGGCTCGCTTTGAAGAACTGCGCATTGCAAACGAGGCAAAACTTGAGCAAGTGCGCACGACGGTTGACGAGAAGCTGCAGGGCACGCTGAAGACCGCACTGGCAGAGAACGCGCAGCGCGTCCAGACGCTGACCGACACCCACGTGGCAAAGCAGACAGAGCTGCAAGAGACGCTGCGCACAGAGCTCGAGAAGCTTCGCCAAGGCAACGAGGCGAAACTTGAGAAAATGCGTGAGACCGTCGACGAGAAGCTGCAGGGCACGCTTGAGCGGCGCCTCGGTGAGTCGTTCAAGCTGGTGAGTGATCGACTCGAGCAGGTACAGAAGGGCCTCGGCGAGATGCAAACGTTGGCCTCCGACGTTGGCGGCCTGAAGCGCGTCCTCACGAACGTGAAGAGCCGCGGCAGCTGGGGTGAGGTGCAGTTGGAGCGCCAGCTCGAAGATATCCTGACCCCGGAGCAGTATGAGCAAAACGCTGTGATTAGACCGGGATCGGCCGAGCGCGTTGAGTTTGCGGTGAAGCTTCCCGGCCGCGGCGAGACCGAACGAGTGCTCCTCCCCATCGACTCAAAGTTTCCGCAGGAGGACTACGAGCGCCTCCTTGAGGCTCAGGAGAGTGGTGAGAAAGAAGCCGTCGAGGCTGCCGTGAAGGTCCTGGAACGAGTCATCCTGACCCAGGCCAAACTCATCGCTGAAAAGTACATCGCCCCGCCTCACAGCACCGACTTTGCGATCATGTATCTGCCGACCGAGGGACTCTTCGCCGAGGTCGTAAGGCGACCAGGGCTCGCGAGCAAACTGCAGAACGAGCTGCGGGTCATCGTGACCGGTCCGACCACACTCGGGTCACTGCTCAACAGCCTGCAAATGGGCTTCCGCACCCTCGCCATTGAAAAGCGCAGCTCCGAAGTGTGGCAGGTGTTGAGCGCCGCAAAGCAGGAGTTCCAGAAGTACGGCCAGGTTTGGGAGAAGCTTGAGAAGCAGCTCGCGACGGCACAAAACACCGTGCACCAGGCGGGTGTGCGCACCCGCGCGGTAGCCAAACAACTGCGCTCGGTCGAGACCCTCGGCACGGAGGCGCTCGCGATCGGGCAGTCCCCCATCGAAGACATCTTCACCGAGTTTGATGAGGTTGATGAAGAAGGGCCAGTGAAGGAGTCTCCTGCGGAACAGGACTAG
- the ychF gene encoding redox-regulated ATPase YchF, whose protein sequence is MALTIGIVGLPNVGKSTLFNALTSNDALAANYPFATIEPNIGVVNLPDPRLNKLAEIFGSEKLLPAPVSFVDIAGIVRGASEGEGLGNQFLANIREADAIAQVVRGFTDPDVIHVEGGVNPASDMETINTELILADMQTVEKALVRFEKELKSKKIDASVVDAAKAAIAALNDGKLLSHTDIDLEPIRELGLLTAKPFLYVFNVDESVLQDRARLDELAALVAPAKAIFLDAKLESELIELDEADAAELLASIGQEESGLDQLARVGFDTLGLQTYLTAGPKEARAWTIPKGATAPQAAGAIHTDFEKGFIKGEIISFDDLVEAGSVAEARAKGKARMEGKEYVMQDGDVCEWRFNV, encoded by the coding sequence GTGGCTCTAACTATCGGAATCGTAGGTCTCCCCAACGTAGGCAAGTCGACGCTGTTTAACGCATTGACTTCAAACGACGCGCTCGCGGCGAACTATCCGTTCGCGACGATCGAGCCGAACATTGGGGTGGTGAACCTGCCGGATCCGCGCCTGAACAAGCTCGCTGAGATCTTCGGATCCGAAAAGCTGCTCCCTGCTCCCGTCAGCTTTGTTGACATCGCGGGTATCGTGCGCGGCGCGAGCGAGGGTGAGGGGCTTGGCAACCAGTTCCTTGCGAACATTCGCGAGGCTGATGCCATTGCGCAGGTCGTGCGTGGCTTTACAGACCCCGACGTGATTCACGTTGAGGGTGGCGTGAACCCAGCCAGCGACATGGAAACCATCAACACGGAGCTGATCCTCGCGGATATGCAGACCGTTGAGAAGGCTCTCGTGCGCTTTGAAAAAGAGCTGAAGTCGAAGAAGATCGACGCGAGTGTGGTTGACGCGGCGAAGGCCGCCATTGCCGCGCTCAACGACGGCAAGCTGCTCTCGCACACCGACATTGATCTCGAGCCGATTCGTGAGCTGGGACTACTCACCGCGAAGCCGTTCCTCTACGTCTTTAATGTCGACGAGAGTGTGCTGCAGGATCGCGCGCGCCTCGACGAGCTCGCCGCGCTGGTGGCCCCCGCGAAGGCCATCTTCCTTGATGCCAAGCTGGAGAGTGAACTGATCGAGCTTGACGAGGCAGATGCTGCCGAGCTGCTCGCGTCCATCGGACAGGAAGAAAGCGGTCTGGATCAGCTCGCCCGTGTCGGCTTCGACACCCTCGGCCTGCAGACCTACCTCACCGCTGGCCCGAAAGAGGCCCGCGCCTGGACGATCCCGAAGGGCGCGACTGCCCCGCAGGCCGCCGGTGCGATTCACACGGACTTCGAAAAGGGCTTCATTAAGGGCGAGATCATCTCGTTTGATGACCTCGTTGAGGCCGGATCGGTTGCCGAGGCGCGTGCGAAGGGCAAGGCCCGCATGGAGGGCAAAGAGTACGTGATGCAGGACGGCGACGTCTGCGAGTGGCGTTTTAACGTCTAA
- a CDS encoding DUF1761 domain-containing protein: protein MIPEINYWAVLVATLSTMVVGSVWYTPKVFGNKWMRLAKVDPTGKSAVGPILVTVIVSFISAWVLAGASWIAFEFYGGSFLLGTLLTGVILWTGFTASRFITHDAFESRPAALTILNIAHELVTVLVMAVIIGVWPPAVG from the coding sequence ATGATTCCTGAAATCAACTACTGGGCAGTGCTGGTTGCAACGCTCTCGACCATGGTGGTCGGGTCTGTTTGGTACACGCCAAAGGTGTTTGGAAACAAGTGGATGCGCCTCGCGAAGGTCGATCCGACTGGCAAATCGGCGGTAGGGCCGATCCTAGTCACCGTTATCGTGAGCTTCATTTCTGCCTGGGTGCTTGCCGGGGCGAGCTGGATCGCGTTTGAGTTTTACGGCGGGTCCTTTTTGCTCGGCACCCTGCTCACCGGCGTGATTCTGTGGACTGGCTTCACCGCTTCCCGCTTCATCACCCACGATGCCTTCGAGAGCAGGCCGGCGGCGCTCACTATTTTGAACATCGCCCACGAACTCGTGACGGTACTCGTGATGGCGGTAATCATTGGGGTCTGGCCACCCGCGGTCGGGTAA
- a CDS encoding TetR/AcrR family transcriptional regulator has product MNSSSAASREDGRRARGDLTRGAVLAEAIQVASEQGLADMSIGQLASAAGLSKSGVATLFGSKEALQLAVIDHAREVFVSAVITPCRDVPSGGERLRAVALSWLRYSQNRVFRGGCFFLAAATEFDSQPGPVRDRIAECLREWDDYLVSCAKAAVSSGQLRRDADPQQLGFELFALFAAVNTRALLYGDEAVYAQAEESLRRILAG; this is encoded by the coding sequence ATGAACTCTTCAAGTGCAGCGTCTCGCGAGGACGGACGAAGGGCCCGCGGCGATCTCACCCGAGGCGCGGTGCTCGCAGAAGCGATCCAGGTTGCCTCGGAGCAGGGGCTGGCTGACATGAGTATTGGTCAGCTCGCGAGTGCTGCAGGCCTGAGTAAAAGTGGAGTGGCCACACTGTTTGGCTCCAAAGAGGCGCTTCAGCTTGCCGTGATCGATCATGCGCGAGAAGTGTTTGTGTCGGCGGTTATCACGCCCTGCCGCGACGTTCCGTCAGGGGGTGAACGATTGCGAGCCGTAGCCCTCTCATGGCTGCGCTACTCACAGAACAGGGTGTTTCGCGGCGGCTGCTTCTTTCTTGCCGCCGCGACAGAGTTTGACTCTCAGCCCGGTCCGGTGCGAGACCGGATTGCGGAGTGTCTTCGCGAGTGGGATGACTACCTGGTGAGCTGCGCGAAGGCTGCGGTCTCAAGCGGGCAACTGCGGCGAGATGCTGATCCGCAGCAATTGGGCTTTGAACTGTTTGCGCTGTTTGCCGCCGTAAACACACGCGCACTGCTTTACGGAGACGAGGCCGTGTATGCCCAGGCCGAGGAGAGCCTGCGCCGCATTCTCGCTGGCTGA
- a CDS encoding 3'-5' exonuclease, with protein sequence MPVNFTALDFETANSHPSSACSVGLVRVRDGVVADQAYWLIKPPPAHAEFLPFNIKIHGITAQMVADARLWQDQLAELTEFIGDDIAVAHNASFDMGVIKAACAESVSPTPRLKYLCSVQVSRKTYEIPSHRLPLAAEAAGFGEFAHHDALADAEACAAIISDAAKRHEVDDVLALAKKTGLRVQQLKAIPLKL encoded by the coding sequence GTGCCCGTCAATTTCACCGCACTCGATTTCGAGACCGCCAATAGTCACCCCTCATCTGCTTGCTCGGTCGGGCTCGTTCGAGTGCGTGACGGCGTGGTCGCAGATCAGGCCTACTGGCTCATTAAGCCGCCGCCCGCACACGCGGAGTTTCTGCCGTTCAATATCAAGATTCACGGCATCACGGCGCAGATGGTGGCCGATGCGAGGCTGTGGCAAGACCAGCTGGCCGAGCTCACGGAGTTCATCGGGGACGACATAGCCGTCGCCCACAACGCGAGCTTCGACATGGGGGTCATTAAGGCAGCCTGCGCGGAGAGCGTCTCGCCGACTCCTCGCCTAAAGTATCTGTGTAGCGTGCAGGTCTCGCGCAAAACGTATGAGATTCCCTCGCATCGCCTGCCGCTAGCCGCGGAGGCCGCCGGCTTTGGAGAGTTTGCACACCACGACGCATTAGCCGACGCCGAAGCCTGCGCCGCCATTATCAGTGACGCAGCCAAACGACACGAGGTTGATGACGTGCTCGCGCTCGCCAAAAAGACTGGGTTGCGGGTGCAACAGCTCAAGGCGATCCCACTCAAGCTGTAG
- a CDS encoding SpaA isopeptide-forming pilin-related protein, translating to MGKWKRALGAVIGVGMLSGLWVSPAIAAPGDLVNVPDAAFAQCLQDHVTTEGLSGGLTEGNLAALTSVNCDSRAIASAEGVQFLTGAATISLSNNDLTTLPSISGLADMQELNVNGNRLTNLDFLTNWTGSSETTLELLADDNLIADLSALATITPVASGFYSFSLKNNKIVNAEPLATLGEKFPDSSVPRKYLGLNLGENFIADMSPFARFDWSFYNFQPPGAGIPASIGMDAPCQTVDLGNVAVGAQTPLVIRDYQGNVPVVTPENTGTPFTCLDASFGPERFLPPGNLPAGITWDGTTLVADASLVGTTVEFILGSSTSLFGSGGVTSSWTVRLTIVERVQGVGSVAWQKTDPDQNLLAGSEWELTPATGAAIPVVDNGKNDADPAVGKILVEDLAPGTYHLKETKAPAGFVLDGTEREVTITETNLDIALGNIVNTRVTPPAPTGSVAWQKTDPDQKLLAGSEWELIPTAGTAIPVVDNGPKDADPAVGKIRVQDLPLGTYRLKETKAPTGYVLDGTEREITITAGSLDVTFGAIINTPKTPPPIPPRKPLAVTGGNDSLPLITLGVLLSAVGAGCATLAYRRHRRPLV from the coding sequence TTGGGGAAGTGGAAGCGGGCTTTAGGGGCCGTTATCGGTGTCGGCATGCTGTCGGGGCTCTGGGTCAGCCCTGCGATCGCAGCCCCGGGGGATCTCGTGAACGTTCCAGATGCCGCGTTTGCCCAGTGCTTGCAAGATCACGTCACAACAGAGGGCTTGAGCGGTGGCCTCACCGAGGGCAACTTGGCAGCTTTGACCTCGGTCAATTGCGACAGTAGAGCGATTGCGTCAGCAGAAGGGGTGCAGTTTCTCACTGGAGCAGCGACCATTTCTCTTTCGAACAACGACCTGACGACGCTTCCGTCCATCAGCGGTCTCGCAGATATGCAGGAATTGAACGTTAATGGGAACCGACTCACAAACCTCGACTTCCTGACCAACTGGACCGGCAGTAGTGAAACGACACTTGAACTCCTTGCAGATGACAACCTCATCGCAGACCTCTCTGCGCTCGCAACGATCACACCGGTCGCTTCCGGGTTTTACAGTTTTTCCCTGAAAAATAACAAGATCGTCAACGCCGAACCACTCGCCACCCTTGGCGAAAAGTTTCCAGACTCGAGCGTGCCGAGAAAATATCTTGGTCTTAACCTCGGTGAGAACTTCATTGCTGACATGTCCCCCTTCGCCCGATTTGACTGGTCGTTCTACAATTTTCAGCCCCCTGGCGCTGGCATTCCGGCCAGCATCGGAATGGACGCGCCATGCCAGACGGTCGACCTTGGCAACGTTGCCGTAGGCGCCCAGACTCCGCTGGTCATCCGCGACTACCAGGGAAACGTTCCCGTCGTGACTCCCGAAAACACCGGTACCCCTTTTACCTGCTTAGACGCTTCGTTCGGACCAGAACGGTTTCTTCCCCCAGGCAACCTCCCCGCGGGGATTACCTGGGATGGAACGACCCTGGTCGCCGACGCATCGTTGGTCGGAACTACCGTGGAGTTCATTCTTGGATCGAGCACTTCGCTTTTTGGGTCCGGCGGCGTGACATCGAGCTGGACAGTTCGGTTAACCATCGTTGAGCGCGTCCAGGGTGTCGGCTCGGTGGCATGGCAGAAAACCGATCCAGATCAGAATTTGCTTGCAGGTTCAGAGTGGGAGCTCACTCCAGCCACAGGAGCTGCGATCCCGGTTGTCGATAATGGCAAGAACGACGCAGACCCCGCAGTGGGCAAGATCCTGGTTGAGGATCTCGCCCCGGGCACTTACCACCTGAAAGAAACGAAGGCCCCCGCGGGCTTTGTTCTTGACGGCACCGAACGAGAAGTTACGATCACCGAGACAAACCTCGACATTGCACTCGGTAACATCGTCAACACTCGGGTCACTCCCCCAGCTCCTACTGGATCGGTGGCATGGCAGAAGACCGATCCTGATCAGAAACTGCTTGCTGGTTCTGAGTGGGAGCTCATCCCAACAGCAGGGACAGCGATCCCAGTTGTCGACAACGGCCCAAAGGACGCAGACCCCGCAGTGGGCAAGATTCGGGTACAGGATCTCCCTCTGGGTACTTACCGTCTGAAAGAAACGAAGGCCCCCACGGGGTACGTTCTCGACGGCACCGAACGAGAAATTACGATTACAGCGGGAAGCCTTGACGTTACGTTCGGTGCGATCATTAACACCCCGAAAACGCCACCGCCGATTCCGCCGAGGAAGCCCCTCGCGGTGACCGGCGGCAACGATTCACTCCCGTTGATCACGCTGGGAGTCCTACTATCCGCGGTTGGAGCCGGATGTGCGACGCTTGCATATCGCAGGCATCGGCGCCCTCTCGTCTGA
- a CDS encoding alpha/beta hydrolase → MPIIHPAVRTFFRLNGALIPAAATELAFRAFKSTGRPAEVKDPERAVHGQSVSELRRIGTHTVRVYTWLPTQPSHSGEIASSHLNATPTVLLLHGWRSRTSRFARLIEQFTSQGYRVVGFDAPGHGDSPNGSPSAADIVAIAQGLEESFGPWQAIVGHSFGALAAHTLARSSKHSVRVVAIGGATSARFLRDTFMRAIDLPLHLKDQFTTRIVRGYPLPEGTLFTEFDEAIRPPSTNTRLLIVHDSKDREVPLTEARQLHLDRPTNSELLITDGLGHNRILHDPEVVERIVDFVAEPILL, encoded by the coding sequence ATGCCGATCATCCACCCTGCCGTTCGCACCTTCTTTCGCCTGAACGGCGCGCTTATACCCGCTGCAGCGACAGAGCTGGCGTTTAGGGCTTTCAAATCCACAGGGCGCCCCGCAGAAGTGAAGGACCCCGAACGTGCGGTCCACGGTCAAAGCGTCTCTGAGCTGCGCCGAATAGGCACCCACACCGTCCGCGTCTACACCTGGCTCCCCACGCAGCCGTCACACTCGGGAGAGATCGCGAGTTCCCATTTGAATGCAACACCGACGGTGCTGCTCCTACACGGCTGGCGGAGCCGAACGTCACGTTTTGCGAGACTCATCGAGCAGTTCACCAGCCAGGGTTACCGGGTGGTTGGTTTCGACGCCCCGGGGCACGGCGATTCTCCGAATGGTTCCCCCTCGGCTGCGGACATTGTCGCGATAGCGCAGGGTCTCGAAGAAAGCTTTGGCCCTTGGCAGGCAATTGTCGGCCATTCGTTCGGGGCACTCGCCGCGCACACACTCGCCCGCAGTTCGAAACACAGTGTCCGGGTCGTTGCTATCGGTGGCGCCACCTCCGCACGTTTTCTGCGCGACACATTCATGCGCGCGATCGATCTCCCCCTTCACCTAAAGGATCAGTTCACCACCCGGATCGTACGCGGGTACCCGCTACCTGAAGGGACACTGTTCACTGAGTTCGATGAAGCGATCCGGCCGCCGTCCACCAACACACGGCTCCTGATTGTTCACGACTCAAAAGACCGCGAAGTTCCGCTCACCGAGGCGAGGCAGCTGCATCTCGATCGCCCAACAAACTCCGAATTGTTAATCACAGACGGCCTCGGCCACAACCGCATCCTGCACGACCCGGAAGTTGTCGAAAGGATCGTTGATTTTGTGGCCGAGCCGATCCTTCTCTGA